From a single Brassica napus cultivar Da-Ae chromosome C9, Da-Ae, whole genome shotgun sequence genomic region:
- the LOC106367869 gene encoding thermospermine synthase ACAULIS5, producing MGEVVEIMFGNGFPEIHKDTTPIQTLHSNQQECHWYEETIDDDLKWSFALNSVLHKGTSEYQDIALLDTKRFGKVLVIDGKMQSAERDEFIYHECLIHPALLCHPNPKTVFIMGGGEGSAAREILKHKTIEKVVMCDIDQEVVDFCRRFLTVNSDAFCNKKLELVIKDAKAELEKREEKFDIIVGDLADPVEGGPCYQLYTKSFYQNILKPKLTPNGIFVTQAGPAGIFTHKEVFTSIYNTLKQVFKHVKAYTAHVPSFADTWGWVMASDQEFEVEVNEMDQRIEDRVKGELMYLNAPSFLSAATLNKTISLALEKETEVYSEENARFIHGHGVAYRHT from the exons ATGGGAGAAGTCGTAGAGATCATGTTCGGAAATGGATTCCCGGAGATTCACAAAGATACGACACCCATTCAAACCCTCCACTCCAACCAGCAGGAGTGCCATTGGTACGAAGAAACCATTGATGATGATCTCAAGTGGTCTTTTGCCCTTAACAG TGTTCTCCATAAAGGAACTAGTGAATACCAAGACATTGCTCTTTTGGACACCAAACGTTTCGGAAAG GTGCTTGTGATTGATGGGAAAATGCAAAGTGCAGAAAGAGATGAGTTTATCTACCATGAATGTCTGATCCACCCGGCCCTCCTTTGCCACCCCAA CCCCAAGACAGTGTTTATAATGGGAGGAGGTGAAGGCTCAGCCGCAagagaaatattaaaacataagacGATCGAAAAAGTGGTCATGTGTGATATTGATCAG GAAGTTGTTGATTTTTGCAGGAGATTTCTGACCGTTAACAGCGACGCTTTTTGTAACAAGAAGCTTGAGCTTGTTATCAAAGATGCAAA GGCTGAATTGGAGAAAAGGGAAGAGAAGTTTGATATCATAGTGGGAGATTTAGCTGACCCAGTAGAAGGTGGGCCTTGTTATCAGCTCTACACCAAATCCTTCTACCAAAACATCCTTAAACCCAAGCTTACCCCTAATGGCATTTTTGTTACTCAG GCCGGGCCAGCAGGGATATTCACTCATAAAGAGGTGTTTACGTCAATTTACAATACCTTGAAGCAAGTCTTCAAGC aCGTTAAGGCTTACACAGCACATGTGCCGTCATTTGCGGATACGTGGGGATGGGTGATGGCATCAGACCAAGAATTTGAGGTAGAAGTGAATGAAATGGATCAAAGAATCGAAGATAGAGTGAAAGGCGAGTTGATGTATTTAAACGCTCCTTCTTTCCTCTCTGCTGCTACTCTCAACAAGACCATCTCTCTCGC GCTGGAGAAGGAGACTGAAGTTTATAGCGAAGAGAACGCGAGATTCATTCATGGTCATGGTGTGGCGTACCGGCATACTTGA
- the LOC106367871 gene encoding uncharacterized protein LOC106367871: MQESIDSRNLVDGDTATLQMIVENTAGKNQTGGSKDTTLSYEKSMRGGFNLGDQSMELGSTKRVIDLNILKKVFEERRLKSQGCVDTTVMQVPEPRNPQKGWFGFGFTNSKKSKEQSLVGSS, from the exons ATGCAGGAGAGTATCGATTCAAG AAACCTAGTGGATGGCGACACGGCCACGCTGCAGATGATTGTTGAGAATACGGCGGGAAAGAATCAGACGGGAGGGAGCAAAGACACTACTCTCAGCTATGAAAAGAGTATGAGAGGTGGCTTCAATCTTGGCGACCAGTCGATGGAGCTGGGATCGACGAAGAGAGTAATTGACCTTAACATACTGAAAAAAGTGTTTGAGGAGAGGCGCCTGAAGAGTCAGGGTTGTGTCGACACGACGGTGATGCAGGTGCCGGAACCGAGGAATCCTCAGAAAGGATGGTTTGGCTTTGGCTTCACAAACTCGAAAAAGTCCAAGGAACAGAGTCTTGTAGGTTCAAGTTGA